A single region of the Ancylobacter novellus DSM 506 genome encodes:
- a CDS encoding VOC family protein translates to MAIQQKITPYLWFDGTAEEAAKFYVSIFPNSRIVAVSNYPEAGPGDPGSVMVVVFELEGQTFGAINGGTMFTLSEATSFLIDCTTQAEIDHYWSRLLEGGGTEQPCGWLKDRYGMSWQVNSQRLVEKVHTSGDTAAIARVMAAMMEMGKIDLGALERAYEG, encoded by the coding sequence ATGGCCATCCAGCAGAAGATCACGCCCTATCTGTGGTTCGACGGCACGGCCGAGGAGGCCGCGAAGTTCTACGTCTCGATCTTTCCCAATTCCCGCATCGTCGCGGTCTCCAATTATCCCGAAGCCGGCCCGGGCGATCCCGGCTCGGTGATGGTGGTGGTCTTCGAGCTGGAGGGGCAGACCTTCGGCGCCATCAATGGCGGCACGATGTTCACGCTCAGCGAGGCAACGTCGTTCCTGATCGACTGCACGACGCAGGCGGAGATCGACCATTACTGGTCGCGCCTCCTGGAAGGCGGCGGTACCGAGCAACCCTGCGGCTGGCTGAAGGACCGCTACGGCATGTCCTGGCAGGTCAACTCGCAGAGGCTGGTGGAGAAGGTCCACACCTCCGGCGACACCGCCGCCATCGCGCGGGTGATGGCGGCGATGATGGAGATGGGGAAGATCGACCTCGGGGCGCTGGAGCGGGCGTATGAGGGGTGA